A segment of the Meiothermus cerbereus DSM 11376 genome:
CACGATGGGCTGGCCCTCGGTGGTAATCTGCACCGCCCCCAGCGGGGTGGCTTCGCTAATCAGCTCACCCCCTGGCACCTCGGGCCCCACCAGCCGCAGGCCCATCCGGTCGCCCGAGGCCAGCTCGTAAGGCCCCGAACACAAAGCTCGCATCGCCTCCGGGCTGTACTGGGGCCCTGGCAGCAGGCGAACCCGCCGCTGCCCCAGGGGGGGTAGCACAAGGCCAAAGCCCACTCGAGCCCCCTTGAGCTGCGCCACCCCCAGCACATCGCCGACCTGCAAGGGCCGCCCGATCAGGCCTCTGTGGTCGGTACTGGCGCTCCCAAAGAAGCGGGCACTCTCGAGGCCCCCCGCCAGAGCCAGGTAGCCCCGCACGCCGTCGGGGGCCGAGGCAAAGTGCAGCTTATCGCCCGTGCGCAAAGCAAAGGTCTGGGCCACCTCTACCGGCGTTCCGCCCACCAACGGCCGCATCCCGTAGCCCACAAAGGCCGCCACCAGCGGCCTTAGCGCGCTCAGCACGGGGCCCTTGAGGGTCAGTTCCAAGAGCGGCGCATCGGGGAGGTTGCCCACCAGTCGGTTGGCTAAGCTGGCCAGCCGACCATCCAGCGCCCCCGAGGCCGCCAGCCCCAAACGCCCGGACAAAGGCCGCCCACCGTCCATCACCAGATCCAGCAAGCCCGCCTCCTCCACCCGCAGCGCCGGATACCGTGGTGCATCCGGCAGCAAGGGCTTTACGGGAGGCACCTCCGGGGTTGGGCCTTCGCTGGGTACAAACCGCACCCGGTCGCCGGCTTCCAACAAAAACGCTGTCTCGCGGTGGGGGTTGTAGACCTGGGTGAGCGCAGTCCCAATCAGATGCCACCCTCCCGGCGAAGGCAGGGGATAAATCCCGGTCTGGCTGCCCGCAATCGCCACCGAGTGGGCCGGCACCAGCGCGCGTGGGGTACCCCGGCGGGGCAGCCGCAGGCGCTCGGGCAGGGGCCCCAGGAAGGGAAAGCCTGGGGTGAAGCCGG
Coding sequences within it:
- the pxpB gene encoding 5-oxoprolinase subunit PxpB, which gives rise to MTLAGFYLPFSEQLDLEANAQMLALVRALLAQPLPGVTDVVPGYVKLYLEYDADRVSRARVERWVRQHLQALPDAPTGKELELPVRYDGPDLPWVAEQTGLAVDEVVRLHSQTPYRVFATGFTPGFPFLGPLPERLRLPRRGTPRALVPAHSVAIAGSQTGIYPLPSPGGWHLIGTALTQVYNPHRETAFLLEAGDRVRFVPSEGPTPEVPPVKPLLPDAPRYPALRVEEAGLLDLVMDGGRPLSGRLGLAASGALDGRLASLANRLVGNLPDAPLLELTLKGPVLSALRPLVAAFVGYGMRPLVGGTPVEVAQTFALRTGDKLHFASAPDGVRGYLALAGGLESARFFGSASTDHRGLIGRPLQVGDVLGVAQLKGARVGFGLVLPPLGQRRVRLLPGPQYSPEAMRALCSGPYELASGDRMGLRLVGPEVPGGELISEATPLGAVQITTEGQPIVLLNDRGRLGGYAKPALVHPADLPWLAQLRLGQTVRFVPALDG